One part of the Kiritimatiellia bacterium genome encodes these proteins:
- the rpsU gene encoding 30S ribosomal protein S21: MTEVKVRKGETIDKAIRRLKKKLDREGVLRELRARRHYEKPSEQRRRKAARARSRAAAAANAAK, encoded by the coding sequence GTGACGGAAGTCAAGGTTCGTAAAGGCGAAACCATTGATAAGGCGATCCGGCGGCTCAAGAAAAAGCTCGACCGGGAAGGTGTGCTGCGCGAACTTCGCGCCCGGCGGCACTACGAGAAGCCGTCGGAGCAGCGCCGGCGCAAGGCCGCACGGGCCCGGAGCCGGGCCGCCGCCGCTGCAAACGCCGCAAAGTAA
- a CDS encoding DUF2341 domain-containing protein, whose product MQTLELKNEGTARGVGCGAAVGWRIRVTAAIGALALTSSAQTGLEITKLVKDGLTTVPTGQSFAYILRYRAASTVTNFHGVILDDVLPPGLEFQGLTGTVHVDSYTYTASNRLLRIRFINPLPAGSTGEIEVQVRFTPGSTLSGTIATNTATMSSSNAPPATAPPVTITALATNRATLSKTLAGGTVPLDENVTYTITLNNNQTVGSLNLTNVTLVDALPSGAVFVAASGGGMYSAGPPQMVTWTAATLSAGSSLSRTLTVRYPSGAFPLGARITNQVSATVTPLGRPPTNLTAIAVHTAALAQASSSFSKGVNQSYVYEGKPVAKNWTFTLQNTGTMPIHNVVVTDAIPREVRVTSINVGQPSGTPPGLHSPISVFYMKTGGSTWLPAPGNPYPGTSSVTIAVSSLGLGPGEDVTAIMWNFGTLPPGYSIGSLQFASTILATNRDGQPVTAGTVITNTARLSYEAPLGTATSRVAVATLPVLTQRPVAEITKSADNSTYNDGDTATFTIRLTNRSEAAEPLVNPVLADLLDPRLVYEVGSYTIVSKPAGAPDPVFETVPNHGGSGRMLLRWKWTGASAYSLPINSFIELRFRARIPSGALYGTVTNDATLAQWANSALDNANLTGTPDTFDLDSDGNKTETVYYRRATVTIRARASMDSVKWVRGELDSDWSRYPDAGMTVPGGRADYRLIVKNTGNVPIRDVQVLDILPAIGDTGVIDLSARDTQWKAALAGPVVAPTGVVVYYSREMNPARPDFVPSGPPGSMPPGWSTNPPATITDARSLLFVFTNIVIQPGQEFELSWPMRSPVGTPTDGRVAWNSFGYSGTRVDTGSKLLPSEPIKVGIWVRPDTNAVYGNRVWFDLNKNGIQDPGEVGVNGIRVRFYEDSGPGGFPDGIINTNEDRYVGFTVTADDFYGQPGYYVFPNLDRGNYYAVFEIPSAYTVSPRDQGGDDEVDSDVDAATGFTPITWLAQEETDLSWDLGLWLPPTAVKIMKTAGTAPDGGVHWFVPGTAVTYRYVVINTGELPLVRLTVTDDRLGVVGTIAGPLMPGATSVLTKVSGPLSAGVTNIGSVVGHPADPQGREIPGAPPVRSNDPAVVMPLAAIGDRVWYDVNRNGVQDAGESGVPGVTVVLYNALGAPVATNTTDASGLYLFEGLMPGDYSVGFVLPAGYAFTLRDQGGDDARDSDADTSTGRTVLTNLEAGEYDRSWDAGLWRPAAIGDRVWLDTDRDGVQDPGEPGIPGVTVTLYDGSGNVVATTTTDGSGNYLFDQLVPGDYSLGFTPPPGYAFSPRDQGGDDAKDSDADVTTGRTILTRLDPGETDRTWDAGLYLRPASLGDRVWHDLNANGVQDAGEPGVPGVTVRLYDANSNVVATTTTDANGNYLFSELTPGDYSVGFTLPPGYAFSARDQGGNDAQDSDADPSTGRTIVTTLEPGENDLTWDAGIWQPASLGDFVWFDVNQNGVQDAGEPGVPGVRVVLLQGGVPIASTVTDVNGLYRFDLLQAGTYEVEFDLSTLPAQYKPTVRGPIGGPDPTDSDADVNTGRTGPITLSWGQHDPSWDLGIVPRSADVSLTKQRQPIAEYPNKWTIPLSKGQQFVDGDYWLRLEYDQPSFDVWGPGNLKSGVNISKGWHHLAGRFRRGPNSWGPHTMEILVDGVVVATRTATGTTDPSTAPLVLGAYLGNSYWFAGLMDEVRLSRGARSDAWLRATVAQQRDPAAFVALGAEQPGSLPGYAHRRVLTVNGALVSSPLTNFPVLVSLTDPFLMTKVQRPDGADISFTLPDGTPLAHEIELFSRDSGRLVAWVRLPLLASGTPTDFVIHYGHSSPPPPAYAPSAVWDDGFMMVQHLNEASGPVRDSTTNGNHGVVSGATPTPWGITDGAFAFDGLDDKITIPDHPTLQLNSTDFTIELWVSRRAVAADYLFQLTVRNDGPDPADGVVIADPLAPAFRLVSATATRGVYAEPPGLWTIGTLGVGETATLWIAASARGCGPLTNLAEVAAQQTPDPDSTPNNRAPGEDDLASVVVPGPTGALARVQLIVRAGAAADGQILTIPAGDPVVYTYQVRNTGSAHLADIAVTDSRLGSIGTILGPLAPNASVTLTATVASVSEAVTNVGSVTARPVGPGGVELPCDTGPVSATDDAIVHIAVPPPPTPGLSVVKIAVGAADGAVLTVVNGSPVTYIYTVRNTGNVALTNIVATDDKLGAVGSVPSLPAGGSLSWTARLDSATADVTNVVAVTAQYGAQTLTARDDAVVRVTDPAPAIQVVKIALGAADGAVLSVEAGANVTYSYTVRNIGNVPLSNVTVTDDKLGTVGTVASLPVGGQAVLTKTALNVQADVVNVATATGQYGPTTVSAQDDAAVVVVAPSGADLSLRKEVVTNLVPPVQWCIPISKGEQFVDGDYWLRLEHNEPSFDVWGPGNLKSGIEITRGWHHVVGRLTRGPAAWGPHKLEILVDGVVVATRTASGTIDHSTAPLILGAYLGNSHWFGGRMDEVRISKRARSTAWLLTTWRSIARAGEFVQVGPEQPGTLPGYARQLPITVRGAQVAGTLAQFPVLVQLTNAALQVAKADGSDLVFTLPSGEVLPFEIELFDATTGRLTAWVALPLLQAGMDMPFLLQYGNPGALSLANPSAVWDGDFVLVQHFDELVGPVQDSTAFANHGTAYGASRTELGLAGPAYRFNGTSDKIVIPDSASLHLDTTSFTIEAWFNRSALEAQHTFRLTVANGGPATAPLVAVADLLPSELRYLGSTASAGAYNPSNGLWIVGSLPPGRSATLHIEVDRRVSGTVTNTAEVVSAGIADPDSTPNNGLPGEDDQASAAVPGTSSPPPSGGGGYVEPPDFKVNSIAFVPDPLTRGGTFTARVTIENAGAAGAPGRLAVWIHKPAAAVPGEVSDASVSVGVMAKGESRTIEFPGLVAPTAKGTYTFRAFIDADGAVAEKSEGNNQKTRTYGFY is encoded by the coding sequence ATGCAAACACTGGAGCTGAAGAACGAGGGGACGGCGCGGGGAGTGGGCTGCGGCGCCGCGGTGGGGTGGCGTATCCGCGTTACGGCGGCGATTGGAGCGTTGGCGCTAACCAGCAGCGCACAAACGGGCCTCGAGATCACCAAGCTGGTAAAGGATGGGCTGACGACGGTTCCCACGGGTCAATCGTTTGCCTACATCCTGCGATACCGGGCTGCGAGCACTGTGACCAACTTTCACGGTGTGATCCTCGACGATGTGTTGCCTCCGGGCCTTGAGTTTCAAGGATTGACCGGTACCGTCCATGTGGACTCCTATACGTACACCGCATCCAACCGGCTGCTGCGCATTCGCTTCATCAACCCGCTGCCGGCAGGAAGCACGGGCGAGATTGAGGTGCAGGTGCGTTTCACACCCGGTTCCACCCTATCCGGTACGATTGCCACCAACACAGCGACAATGAGTTCCAGTAATGCGCCGCCCGCGACCGCTCCACCGGTGACGATTACCGCGCTGGCGACCAACCGGGCGACGTTGTCGAAAACTCTGGCGGGGGGGACAGTGCCGCTGGACGAGAACGTGACCTACACGATCACGCTGAACAACAATCAGACAGTGGGATCGCTCAATCTCACCAACGTGACACTAGTGGATGCGCTGCCTTCCGGCGCCGTGTTTGTGGCGGCGAGCGGTGGAGGCATGTACAGCGCCGGCCCCCCCCAGATGGTCACGTGGACGGCTGCAACTCTCAGCGCGGGATCTTCGCTTTCGCGAACACTGACAGTGCGGTATCCATCCGGAGCGTTTCCGCTGGGTGCGCGGATCACCAACCAGGTCTCCGCCACAGTGACGCCGTTGGGCCGGCCGCCGACCAATCTGACGGCGATCGCGGTTCATACGGCCGCGCTGGCTCAGGCGTCCTCGTCGTTCTCGAAAGGTGTCAATCAGAGCTACGTGTATGAAGGTAAGCCGGTTGCAAAGAACTGGACCTTCACGCTGCAGAACACCGGCACCATGCCGATACACAATGTGGTCGTGACGGATGCGATTCCGCGGGAAGTTCGAGTGACCTCGATCAATGTGGGTCAGCCGAGCGGTACGCCGCCCGGATTGCACAGTCCGATCAGCGTGTTCTACATGAAAACTGGTGGCAGCACCTGGCTGCCGGCGCCGGGCAATCCTTATCCGGGCACCTCCTCGGTGACGATTGCGGTATCGAGCCTTGGACTGGGGCCGGGCGAGGATGTGACGGCGATCATGTGGAACTTCGGCACTCTGCCGCCTGGATATTCGATTGGAAGTCTGCAGTTTGCTTCGACGATTCTCGCGACGAATCGGGATGGGCAACCCGTTACTGCCGGCACGGTGATCACGAACACCGCGCGGCTCTCATACGAGGCGCCGTTGGGTACTGCGACCAGCCGTGTCGCGGTGGCGACGCTGCCGGTGCTGACGCAGCGGCCTGTGGCAGAGATAACGAAAAGCGCGGACAACTCGACGTACAACGATGGCGACACCGCGACCTTCACGATTCGGTTGACCAACCGATCGGAGGCCGCAGAGCCGCTGGTCAATCCGGTGCTCGCCGATCTACTGGATCCGCGTCTCGTGTACGAGGTCGGCAGCTATACGATTGTCAGCAAGCCGGCGGGCGCACCGGATCCGGTGTTCGAAACGGTCCCGAACCACGGGGGGAGCGGTCGAATGCTTTTGCGGTGGAAGTGGACGGGCGCTTCCGCGTATTCGCTGCCGATCAACAGCTTCATCGAGTTGCGGTTCCGGGCGCGGATTCCCTCCGGCGCACTCTATGGCACCGTCACCAACGATGCGACGCTCGCGCAATGGGCGAACAGCGCGCTGGACAACGCCAACCTGACCGGCACGCCGGACACCTTTGACCTCGACAGTGACGGCAACAAAACCGAGACCGTGTACTATCGGCGGGCGACCGTCACCATCCGCGCGCGGGCCTCGATGGATTCGGTGAAATGGGTCCGCGGCGAGCTCGACAGCGACTGGTCCAGATATCCGGACGCCGGCATGACGGTGCCGGGAGGGCGGGCCGACTACCGGCTGATTGTGAAGAACACCGGCAACGTGCCGATTCGAGACGTGCAGGTGCTCGATATCCTGCCGGCGATTGGCGACACCGGCGTGATTGACCTCTCCGCTCGCGACACGCAGTGGAAAGCCGCGCTGGCAGGCCCGGTGGTGGCGCCGACGGGTGTCGTCGTCTATTACAGCCGCGAGATGAATCCGGCGCGGCCCGACTTTGTGCCGTCTGGCCCGCCGGGCTCGATGCCCCCCGGCTGGAGCACAAATCCGCCGGCGACGATCACCGACGCCCGCTCGCTGCTGTTCGTGTTCACTAACATCGTGATTCAGCCGGGGCAGGAGTTTGAGCTCTCCTGGCCAATGCGCTCGCCGGTGGGAACGCCGACCGACGGCCGCGTGGCGTGGAACTCGTTCGGGTATTCCGGCACGCGAGTGGACACCGGATCGAAGCTGCTGCCGTCGGAACCGATCAAAGTCGGCATCTGGGTGCGGCCGGATACGAACGCGGTCTATGGGAACCGCGTCTGGTTTGATCTGAACAAGAACGGCATCCAGGACCCCGGCGAGGTCGGCGTGAATGGCATCCGCGTGCGGTTCTACGAGGACAGCGGACCGGGCGGTTTCCCGGACGGCATCATCAACACGAACGAGGACCGCTACGTTGGGTTCACTGTCACCGCGGACGATTTCTACGGCCAGCCCGGCTACTACGTGTTCCCGAACCTGGACCGCGGCAACTACTACGCCGTGTTTGAGATTCCGTCCGCCTACACGGTCAGCCCGCGTGACCAGGGCGGCGATGATGAGGTGGACTCGGATGTGGATGCGGCGACCGGCTTCACGCCGATCACCTGGCTGGCGCAGGAGGAGACCGACCTGAGCTGGGACCTTGGTCTCTGGCTGCCGCCGACGGCGGTGAAGATTATGAAGACTGCGGGCACCGCGCCGGACGGCGGGGTGCACTGGTTCGTGCCCGGAACGGCGGTGACGTACCGGTACGTGGTGATCAACACCGGCGAACTTCCGCTGGTGCGGCTGACGGTGACAGATGACCGGCTTGGCGTGGTGGGGACGATTGCCGGCCCGCTCATGCCGGGGGCCACCTCGGTGTTGACCAAGGTGTCCGGCCCGCTCTCGGCGGGGGTCACGAACATCGGCTCGGTGGTGGGCCACCCGGCGGATCCGCAGGGGCGCGAAATTCCCGGCGCGCCGCCGGTCCGCTCGAATGACCCGGCGGTGGTGATGCCGCTGGCCGCGATCGGCGACCGGGTGTGGTATGACGTGAACCGCAATGGCGTGCAGGACGCGGGCGAGTCCGGGGTGCCGGGCGTTACGGTGGTGCTCTACAACGCGCTCGGCGCGCCCGTCGCCACCAACACCACCGACGCGAGCGGCCTCTACCTCTTCGAAGGCCTGATGCCGGGCGACTACTCGGTGGGATTTGTGCTGCCGGCCGGTTACGCGTTTACGCTGCGCGATCAGGGCGGCGATGACGCGCGCGATAGCGACGCGGACACCTCCACCGGCCGGACGGTTCTGACGAACCTGGAGGCCGGAGAGTACGACCGCAGCTGGGACGCGGGCCTCTGGCGGCCGGCGGCGATCGGGGACCGGGTGTGGCTCGATACGGACCGCGACGGCGTGCAGGATCCGGGCGAGCCTGGGATCCCGGGCGTGACGGTGACGCTGTATGACGGCAGCGGCAACGTGGTGGCCACCACCACCACCGATGGGAGCGGGAACTATCTCTTCGATCAGCTCGTGCCGGGCGACTACTCCCTCGGCTTCACGCCGCCGCCGGGCTATGCGTTCAGCCCGCGCGACCAGGGTGGCGACGATGCGAAGGACAGCGATGCCGACGTGACCACCGGCCGGACCATTCTGACACGGCTGGACCCGGGCGAGACGGACCGCACGTGGGATGCGGGTCTCTATCTGCGGCCGGCCTCGCTCGGCGACCGGGTGTGGCACGATCTCAATGCGAACGGTGTGCAGGACGCAGGTGAGCCCGGCGTGCCCGGCGTCACGGTGCGGTTGTACGACGCGAACAGCAACGTGGTGGCCACCACCACCACCGATGCGAACGGGAACTACCTCTTCAGCGAGTTGACGCCGGGTGACTACTCGGTGGGCTTCACGCTGCCGCCGGGCTACGCGTTCAGCGCGCGCGACCAGGGCGGCAATGACGCGCAGGACAGCGACGCCGACCCCTCTACCGGTCGCACGATCGTGACGACGCTGGAGCCGGGTGAAAACGATCTGACCTGGGACGCCGGCATCTGGCAGCCGGCCTCGCTGGGCGACTTCGTGTGGTTCGACGTGAACCAGAACGGTGTGCAGGACGCGGGCGAGCCCGGCGTGCCGGGGGTGCGCGTGGTGCTGCTGCAGGGCGGTGTGCCGATCGCCTCGACGGTGACCGACGTGAACGGTCTGTACCGCTTCGATCTGCTGCAGGCAGGAACGTACGAGGTCGAGTTCGACCTCTCGACGTTGCCCGCGCAGTACAAGCCGACCGTCCGCGGTCCGATCGGCGGTCCCGATCCGACGGACAGCGACGCGGACGTGAACACCGGCCGCACCGGGCCGATCACGCTGAGCTGGGGCCAGCACGATCCCAGCTGGGACCTCGGCATCGTGCCGCGCTCCGCGGACGTGTCGCTGACGAAGCAGCGGCAGCCCATCGCCGAGTATCCGAACAAGTGGACGATTCCGCTCTCCAAGGGTCAGCAGTTCGTGGACGGCGACTACTGGCTGCGTCTCGAATATGACCAGCCGAGTTTCGACGTGTGGGGACCGGGCAACCTGAAGAGCGGTGTGAACATCTCGAAGGGCTGGCATCACCTCGCCGGCCGGTTCCGCCGAGGCCCCAATTCGTGGGGTCCGCACACGATGGAGATTCTGGTGGATGGGGTCGTCGTCGCGACACGAACTGCCACCGGTACGACGGATCCTTCCACCGCACCGCTGGTGCTGGGTGCGTACCTGGGCAACAGTTACTGGTTCGCAGGGCTGATGGACGAGGTGCGGCTATCGCGCGGCGCGCGCAGCGATGCATGGCTGCGCGCGACGGTGGCGCAGCAGCGCGACCCGGCGGCGTTCGTCGCGCTCGGAGCCGAGCAGCCGGGCTCGCTGCCGGGCTATGCGCACCGCCGGGTGTTGACCGTGAACGGTGCGCTCGTTAGCTCGCCGCTGACGAACTTCCCGGTGCTGGTGAGCTTGACCGATCCGTTCCTGATGACAAAGGTGCAACGGCCCGACGGTGCTGACATCTCCTTCACGTTGCCGGACGGCACGCCGCTTGCACACGAGATCGAGCTCTTCTCGCGCGACAGCGGCCGGCTCGTCGCGTGGGTCCGCCTGCCGCTGCTCGCGTCGGGCACGCCGACCGATTTCGTGATCCACTACGGCCATTCGAGCCCGCCGCCGCCCGCGTACGCGCCCAGCGCGGTCTGGGACGACGGCTTCATGATGGTGCAACACCTGAACGAGGCCTCCGGCCCGGTCCGCGACTCAACCACGAACGGCAACCACGGTGTCGTTTCCGGCGCCACGCCGACGCCGTGGGGCATCACGGACGGCGCGTTCGCGTTCGACGGCCTGGACGACAAGATCACGATTCCGGACCACCCGACGCTCCAGTTGAACAGCACCGATTTCACGATTGAGCTGTGGGTCAGCCGACGCGCGGTGGCGGCGGACTACTTGTTCCAGCTCACCGTCCGCAACGACGGACCTGATCCGGCCGATGGGGTCGTGATTGCCGACCCGCTGGCGCCGGCGTTCCGCCTCGTCAGCGCGACGGCGACGCGCGGCGTTTACGCGGAGCCGCCGGGGCTCTGGACGATCGGCACGCTCGGCGTTGGCGAAACTGCGACGCTGTGGATCGCGGCCAGCGCCCGCGGCTGCGGACCGCTGACGAATCTCGCCGAGGTCGCGGCGCAGCAGACACCGGACCCGGACTCGACGCCCAACAACCGCGCGCCGGGTGAGGACGATCTGGCCTCCGTGGTGGTGCCGGGGCCGACCGGAGCGCTGGCCCGGGTGCAGTTGATCGTTCGCGCCGGTGCGGCTGCAGACGGGCAGATCCTGACCATCCCGGCTGGCGATCCGGTGGTGTACACCTATCAGGTTCGCAACACCGGCTCGGCGCATCTGGCGGACATCGCCGTCACTGACAGCCGGCTGGGCTCGATCGGCACGATTCTGGGGCCGCTGGCGCCCAACGCGAGTGTGACGCTGACCGCGACGGTCGCGTCGGTTTCGGAAGCGGTCACGAATGTGGGCAGCGTCACTGCGCGACCGGTCGGGCCGGGAGGTGTCGAGCTGCCGTGCGACACCGGGCCGGTGAGCGCGACAGACGATGCGATCGTGCACATCGCGGTGCCACCACCGCCGACGCCGGGACTGTCGGTCGTGAAGATTGCGGTGGGGGCGGCGGACGGCGCGGTGCTCACGGTGGTGAACGGATCGCCGGTGACCTACATCTACACGGTGCGTAACACCGGCAACGTGGCGCTGACGAACATCGTTGCGACCGACGACAAGCTTGGCGCGGTCGGCTCCGTGCCCTCGCTGCCGGCCGGCGGCAGCCTCAGTTGGACCGCGCGGCTGGACAGCGCCACGGCTGACGTGACGAACGTCGTCGCCGTCACCGCGCAGTATGGAGCGCAGACCCTCACCGCGCGGGATGATGCGGTGGTGCGCGTTACCGATCCGGCGCCCGCGATCCAGGTGGTGAAGATTGCGCTGGGGGCCGCGGACGGGGCGGTGCTGAGCGTCGAGGCCGGCGCGAACGTGACCTATTCGTACACCGTCCGCAACATCGGCAACGTGCCGCTGAGCAACGTGACCGTCACCGACGACAAGCTCGGGACGGTGGGCACGGTGGCGTCGCTGCCGGTCGGTGGCCAGGCGGTGTTGACGAAGACCGCGCTGAACGTGCAGGCGGATGTGGTGAACGTCGCAACGGCGACCGGGCAGTACGGCCCGACCACCGTCAGCGCGCAGGACGATGCGGCGGTGGTCGTCGTTGCGCCGAGCGGCGCGGACCTCTCGCTGCGGAAGGAGGTCGTGACGAACCTCGTGCCGCCGGTGCAGTGGTGCATCCCGATTTCGAAGGGCGAGCAGTTTGTCGACGGCGATTACTGGCTGCGCCTCGAACACAACGAGCCGAGCTTCGATGTGTGGGGGCCAGGTAACCTGAAGAGCGGCATAGAGATCACCCGCGGCTGGCACCATGTGGTCGGCCGGCTCACCCGTGGCCCGGCGGCCTGGGGTCCGCACAAACTCGAAATCCTCGTGGATGGCGTGGTCGTCGCGACGCGCACCGCGTCGGGAACGATCGACCACTCTACCGCGCCGTTGATCCTCGGGGCCTATCTCGGCAACAGCCACTGGTTCGGCGGGCGGATGGATGAAGTTCGGATCTCGAAGCGGGCGCGGTCGACCGCGTGGCTGTTGACGACCTGGCGTTCGATCGCACGGGCGGGCGAGTTCGTCCAGGTGGGGCCGGAGCAGCCGGGTACGCTGCCGGGCTATGCGCGGCAGCTGCCGATCACCGTGCGCGGCGCGCAGGTGGCCGGTACCCTTGCGCAGTTCCCGGTGCTGGTGCAGCTAACGAACGCGGCACTGCAGGTGGCGAAGGCGGATGGATCGGATCTGGTCTTCACGCTGCCGAGCGGTGAGGTGCTGCCGTTTGAGATCGAGCTGTTCGACGCGACGACCGGCCGCCTGACGGCGTGGGTCGCGCTGCCGCTGTTGCAGGCGGGTATGGACATGCCGTTCCTGCTGCAGTACGGCAACCCCGGCGCCCTGTCGCTCGCGAACCCCTCCGCGGTTTGGGACGGCGACTTCGTGTTGGTCCAGCACTTTGACGAGCTCGTCGGGCCGGTGCAGGACTCCACCGCGTTCGCGAACCACGGCACCGCGTACGGGGCCTCGCGCACCGAGCTGGGGCTGGCGGGCCCCGCGTACCGGTTCAACGGCACGTCGGACAAGATCGTGATTCCAGACAGCGCCAGCCTGCATTTGGACACGACGAGCTTCACGATCGAAGCCTGGTTCAACCGCTCGGCGCTCGAGGCGCAGCACACGTTCCGATTGACCGTTGCGAACGGCGGCCCCGCCACCGCGCCGCTCGTTGCGGTTGCGGACCTGCTGCCGTCCGAGCTGCGGTATCTGGGCTCGACCGCGAGCGCCGGCGCGTACAACCCCTCCAACGGCCTGTGGATTGTCGGCAGCCTGCCACCCGGCCGCTCTGCGACGCTTCACATCGAGGTGGACCGCCGGGTGAGCGGGACGGTGACGAACACCGCCGAGGTTGTATCGGCGGGCATTGCGGATCCGGATTCGACGCCGAACAACGGCCTGCCGGGTGAGGACGATCAGGCCTCTGCCGCGGTGCCGGGCACATCAAGCCCGCCGCCGTCGGGAGGTGGTGGGTACGTCGAACCGCCGGACTTCAAGGTCAACAGCATCGCCTTCGTGCCGGACCCGCTGACGCGCGGCGGTACGTTCACCGCGCGCGTGACGATTGAAAATGCGGGCGCCGCCGGCGCGCCCGGCCGGCTGGCGGTCTGGATCCACAAGCCTGCCGCCGCGGTTCCGGGCGAAGTCTCGGACGCGTCGGTGAGTGTCGGCGTGATGGCCAAGGGCGAGAGCCGCACGATTGAGTTCCCCGGCCTGGTGGCGCCGACCGCGAAAGGCACCTATACCTTCCGCGCGTTTATTGACGCGGACGGCGCGGTGGCCGAAAAGAGCGAGGGCAACAACCAGAAAACTCGCACCTACGGCTTCTATTGA
- a CDS encoding carbon-nitrogen hydrolase family protein, whose protein sequence is MKASIMRTDEGGRSGGRVFWRALWFGFTAAVAASAQSADVVAPGAEAGGWTAIAARAEIAPIFSFAPTGGYRRGQVWVLAGGGRTGVNGWWRRAFPITGGRWYRFRAVYQARNLPHPDRNLMARISWHGADGRAASFDVPPEARVWAFKVSEAPAETPWPARPADEPGWEELSGVYWAPSNAASAVIELQMRWAPEGMVRWSGVELEPAAAPARRPVRVAAVHLRPSAGRNPADKPPQFAPLIEEAARRGADLVVLPEVLTYYGTGRTIADCAEPIPGPSTRYFGELARRHDLYIVAGLVEREGALVYNVAVLIGPDGEVVGRYRKVTLPQEEIAQGVEPGGTFPVFDTRFGRVGMMVCYDGFYPEVARALAHSGAEIIAWPVWGCDPLLAAARACENRVWIVSSTYMNSGDGWMRTAVWDPRGEVVAAAEQWGTLAFAEIDLAARYLKYNLADFRVIWPRHRPPVPLQIAAPCGAGP, encoded by the coding sequence ATGAAGGCATCGATCATGCGAACAGACGAGGGGGGACGATCGGGAGGCCGGGTGTTCTGGCGTGCTCTTTGGTTCGGATTCACCGCCGCTGTGGCTGCGAGCGCACAATCTGCGGACGTTGTCGCGCCCGGCGCGGAGGCCGGCGGCTGGACTGCGATTGCCGCCCGTGCAGAAATCGCACCGATCTTCTCGTTTGCGCCCACTGGGGGTTATCGGCGCGGCCAGGTCTGGGTGCTGGCGGGTGGTGGCCGAACTGGCGTCAACGGATGGTGGCGGCGCGCTTTTCCGATCACGGGCGGCCGCTGGTATCGCTTCCGTGCGGTCTATCAGGCGCGGAATTTGCCCCATCCCGATCGCAACCTCATGGCGCGGATCTCCTGGCATGGCGCTGACGGGCGCGCTGCTTCCTTTGATGTTCCGCCGGAGGCAAGGGTGTGGGCGTTCAAGGTATCGGAGGCCCCGGCCGAGACGCCTTGGCCGGCTCGACCGGCAGACGAGCCGGGTTGGGAGGAGCTCTCCGGCGTCTACTGGGCACCTTCCAATGCGGCGTCCGCCGTCATTGAGCTGCAGATGCGCTGGGCGCCGGAGGGGATGGTTCGCTGGAGTGGTGTCGAGCTGGAGCCAGCCGCGGCACCCGCCCGGCGGCCGGTGCGCGTGGCTGCGGTCCATCTGCGACCATCCGCCGGTCGAAACCCCGCAGACAAGCCGCCTCAGTTTGCACCGCTGATTGAGGAGGCCGCCCGACGCGGTGCGGATCTGGTGGTGCTGCCGGAAGTGCTGACGTACTACGGAACTGGCAGAACGATCGCGGACTGCGCGGAACCGATCCCCGGTCCGTCCACGCGTTATTTCGGCGAGCTCGCCCGGCGACATGATCTCTACATTGTGGCGGGGCTGGTGGAGCGCGAAGGCGCTCTTGTGTACAACGTCGCGGTGCTGATCGGCCCCGACGGCGAGGTCGTCGGACGCTACCGGAAAGTGACGCTGCCGCAAGAGGAGATCGCGCAGGGCGTCGAACCCGGCGGTACGTTCCCGGTGTTCGACACGCGGTTTGGCCGGGTCGGCATGATGGTGTGCTACGACGGTTTTTATCCGGAGGTCGCGCGCGCGCTGGCGCACAGCGGGGCCGAGATCATCGCGTGGCCGGTATGGGGCTGCGATCCGCTGTTGGCGGCCGCGCGCGCATGCGAGAACCGCGTCTGGATCGTCAGCAGCACCTACATGAACAGCGGCGACGGTTGGATGCGCACCGCGGTATGGGATCCGCGCGGGGAGGTGGTGGCGGCCGCCGAGCAATGGGGTACGCTCGCCTTTGCGGAGATTGATCTCGCCGCGCGGTATTTGAAGTACAATCTTGCGGACTTCCGCGTGATCTGGCCGCGGCACCGGCCGCCGGTGCCGCTGCAGATTGCAGCGCCGTGCGGCGCAGGCCCCTGA